In a genomic window of Scyliorhinus torazame isolate Kashiwa2021f chromosome 5, sScyTor2.1, whole genome shotgun sequence:
- the LOC140421747 gene encoding uncharacterized protein, whose amino-acid sequence MEKPWKCGDCGMGFNYPSEMQTHRRIHTGERPFTCSVCGKGFTLSSHLLKHQLVHNDERPFKCADCEKSFKSRKDLLRHQRIHTGERPFTCSVCGKGFTRASNLQTHQLVHTDQRPFKCADCEKSFKSRNDLLTHQRTHTGERPFTCSVCGKGFTLSSHLLTHQLVHTDQRPFKCADCEKSFKSRNNLLLHQRTHTGERPFTCLECGKGFNDLSNLRAHHQVHTDQRPFKCADCEKSYKSRKNLLIHQRTHTGERPFTCSVCGTGFTQSTLLLRHQLVHTDQRPFRCADCEKSFKSKKNLLSHQRTHTGERPFTCSVCEKRFTCSSDLLIHQFVHTDQRPFKCADCEKCFKSKKNLLSHQHTHAGERPFTCSVCEKRFTCSSQLLRHQRVHTGERPYTCPVCEKKFTRASYLTLHQLVHTDQKPFKCSDCEKRFKSKQNLLKHQRVHTETES is encoded by the coding sequence atggagaaaccatggaaatgtggcgaCTGTGGaatgggattcaattacccgtctgaaatgcaaactcatcgacgtattcacactggggagaggccattcacctgctccgtgtgtgggaagggattcactctgtcatcccacctcctgaaacaccaacttgttcataatgatgagagaccttttaaatgtgctgactgtgagaagagctttaaaagcagaaaggatttacttagacatcaacgcattcacactggggagaggccgttcacctgctccgtgtgtgggaagggattcactcgtgcatcgaacctccagacacaccaacttgttcatactgatcagagaccttttaaatgtgctgactgtgagaagagctttaaaagcagaaatgatttactgacacaccaacgcactcacactggggagaggccattcacctgctccgtgtgtgggaagggtttcactctgtcatcccacctcctgacacaccaacttgttcatactgatcagagaccttttaaatgtgctgactgtgagaagagctttaaaagcagaaataatttactgttacaccaacgcactcacactggggagaggccattcacctgtctggaatgtgggaagggatttaatgatttgtcaaacctccgggctcaccatcaggttcacactgaccagagaccgtttaaatgtgctgactgtgagaagagctataaAAGCAGAAAGAATTTACtaatacatcaacgcactcatactggggagaggccattcacatgctctgtgtgtgggactggattcactcagtcaacactactcctgagacaccaacttgttcatactgatcagagaccttttagatgtgctgactgtgagaagagctttaaaagtaaaaagaaTTTACtgtcacatcaacgcactcacactggggagaggccattcacctgttctgtgtgcgagaagagattcacatgttcatccgaccttctgatacaccaatttgttcacactgatcagagaccttttaaatgtgctgactgtgagaagtgctttaaaagtaAAAAGAATTTACTGTCACATCAACATACTcacgctggggagaggccattcacctgctccgtgtgtgagaagagattcacatgttcatcccagcttctgagacaccagcgagttcacactggggagagaccgtacacttgcccaGTGTGTGAGAAGAAATTCACTCGGGCATCCTACCTGACtttacaccaacttgttcacactgaccagaaacctttcaaatgttctgatTGTGAAAAAAGATTTAAAAGTAAACAGAATctactgaaacaccagcgagttcacactgaaacagaatcatag